From the genome of Phycicoccus duodecadis:
GCCGGGTAGCCCATCGGGGACAGCATCTCCCATCCCGAGAGGACCCCATGTCCAGCAGCAGCCAGAAGGTGGCCTTCCTCGTCGCGACCGAGGGCATCGAGCAGGTCGAGCTCACCGAGCCCTGGAAGGCCGTCGAGCAGGCCGGCCACACCCCCGTCCTGGTCGCCACCGAGCCCGGGCGCGTCCAGGCGTTCAACCACCTCGACAAGGCCGACACCTTCGAGGTCGACGTGACCGTGGCCGAGGCCGAGGTCGGCGACTACGCCGCCCTCGTCCTGCCCGGTGGCGTGGCCAACCCCGACGCCCTGCGCACCGACGCCGATGCCGTCTCGTTCGTGCGCACCTTCGTCGAGTCCGGCAAGCCCGTGGCCGCCATCTGCCACGCGCCCTGGACCCTCGCCGAGGCCGGCGTCCTGCAGGGCCGCCACCTCACCTCGTGGCCGAGCCTGCAGACCGACCTGCGCAACGCCGGCGCCACCTGGAGCGACGAGGAGCTCGTCGTCGACGACAACCTCATCACCAGCCGCAACCCCGACGACCTGCCGGTCTTCTCGAAGGCCCTGGTCGACGCGCTCAACGGCTGAGCCGGGCCTCCGCGTCCGTCGTCCCCGCGTCGTCCGCGGCCGTCCCCGTGTCCGGGGGCAGCCCGCGGGCGGCGCGCACGACGTCGACGAAACGGCCCATGATCTCGGTCAGCCCGAAGTCCTTCGGGGTGAAGACCGCGGCGACCCCGAGCTCCTCGAGCCGCCGGGCGTCGGCCGTGGGGATGATGCCGCCGACGACCACCGGGATGTCGCCCGCGCCGGCCGCGCGCAGCCCATCGAGGACCTCGGGGACGAGCTCGAGGTGCGAGCCCGACAGGATCGAGAGCCCCACCAGGTGCACGTCCTCGGCGACCGCCGCGTCGACGATCTGCTCCGGGGTGAGCCGGATGCCCTGGTAGACGACCTCGAAGCCGGCGTCGCGGGCGCGCACGGCCACCTGCTCGGCCCCGTTGGAGTGCCCGTCCAGGCCCGGCTTGCCCACCAGCACGCGCAGCGTCTCGCCGAGCTCGGCGCCGGTGGCCCGCACCCGCCGCCGCACCGCCCGCAGCGCCGCGGTCCCCCCGTCGCGCCCGGCGGCGGCCCCCACCCCGGTGGGCGCGCGGAACTCGCCGAAGACCGCGCGCAGCGCCCCGGCCCACTCCCCCGTGGTCACCCCGGCGCGCGCGCACTCGAGCGTGGCGTCCATCAGGTTGGTGTCGGTGCCGGCCTCCGCGCGCAGCCGCTCCAGCGCCGCCCGGACCCGCTCGCGGCCGCCGGCGTCGGCATCGCGCTCGTCGCGCCAGCGCCGGACCGCCGCGACGGCGGCCTGCTCGACGTCGGCGTCCACGCGCTGCACGGCGGTGCCCAGGTCCGCCGTCAGCGGGTTCGGCTCGCTGGACGTGAAGCGGTTGACCCCCACCACGACCTCGGCGCCCGACTCGATGCGCGCCCGGCGACGGGCCAGCGAGGCCACGAGCTCGGACTTCATGTACCCGCCCTCGACCGCCACGACGGCGCCCCCGAGGTCGGCCACGCGCTCCATCTCGGCCCGCGCCCCGGCCACCAGCTCCTCGACGCGCGCCTCGACCACCACCGAGCCCTCGAAGAGGTCGTCGTACTCGAGCAGGTCGGACTCGAAGGCCAGCACCTGCTGGATCCGCAGCGACCACTGCTGGTCCCACGGCCGCGGCAGACCCAGCGCCTCGTTCCACGCCGGCAGCTGCACCGCGCGGGCGCGGGCGTCCTTGCTGAGGGTCACCGCCAGCATCTCGAGCACGATGCGCTGGACGTTGTTCTCGGGCTGAGCCTCGGTCAGGCCGAGGGAGTTGACCTGAACGCCATAGCGGAAGCGGCGCTGACGGGGGTCCTCGATGCCGTAGCGCTGGGCCGTGATCTCGTCCCAGAGCCGGACGAAGGCGCGCATCTTGCACATCTCCTCGACGAAGCGCACCCCGGCGTTGACGAAGAACGACATCCGGCCCACGACCTCGCCGAAGCGCTCGGGCGGCACCTGGCCGGAGTCCCGCACGGCGTCGAGCACCGCGACGGCCGTCGACAGCGCGTAGGCCAGCTCCTGCACCGGCGTGGCCCCCGCCTCCTGCAGGTGGTAGCTGCAGATGTTGATGGGGTTCCAGCGCGGGATGGTCGAGACGGTGTAGGCGATCATGTCCGTGATCAGCCGCATCGAGGGGGCGGGCGGGAACGCGTAGGTCCCCCGCGACAGGTACTCCTTGATGATGTCGTTCTGGGTCGTGCCCGCGAGCGCCGCCACCGCCGCGGCGGGGTCCGCGCCCTCGGCTCCCGCCTGCTCCTCGGCCACCACCTGGTAGAGCGCCAGCAGCCACATCGCGGTGGCGTTGATGGTCATCGAGGTGTTCATCGTGGCCAGCGGGATCTCGTCGAACAGGGCCCGCATGTCGCCGATGTGCGAGACCGGTACGCCCACCTTGCCGACCTCGCCGCGGCTCAGCGGGTGGTCGGGGTCGTACCCGGTCTGGGTCGGCAGGTCGAAGGCCACCGAGAGCCCCGTCTGGCCCTTCTCGAGGTTGCGCCGGTACAGCGCGTTGCTCGCGGCGGCGCTGGAGTGGCCGGCGTAGGTCCGCATGACCCAGGGGCGGTCGCGCTCGTGGTGCGGGGCGTCGGCCGGCTCGGACATGGGCCCGACGCTAGCCGCGGCGCTCGGAGGCGGGTAGGCGCTCGGCCGGTGACGGTGCCCACATCACCGTGTCACGGGCGGTGAGACCCGTCACGTCGGGCCGCTCTCGTCATGCGGTGCCGGCGAGGGCGGGATCGTCGAGGGCCGCACGCTCGGCCGCGCGCGGCGAGCGCAGCGGCGCGGCCAGCAGCGCCCCCAGCCGGGCCCGCAGCAGCAGCCGCACGGTGCGGTCGTCGGCCGCGACCACGCGCACCTCGGTGCCGTGGCGCTGGGCGCGGCGGCGCAGCTCGACCAGCAGCCCCAGGGCGGTCGAGTCGCCGATGACGGTCTCCTCGAGGTCGAGCAGCACCGGCCGGCCGGCCTCGAGCAGCAGGTCGCCGACGGCCGCCCGGACGTCGGCCGCCGAGCGCCGGTCGAGCCGGCCGCCGAGGCGCACCACGGCGCCGTCGTCGCGCTCGTGCACGGTCATCGTGACGAGCCCGCCACCCCACTGCGCCATGTCGGCCCCTTCCGCTGGTCCCCGTTCAGGACGACGCACGCCCCCGCGTGATACGTCGGCCGGAGGGTCAGTGTGGCAGGTCCATGCCGCTGGCGCGTAGATGCCATGCCGTGTGTCCTGCGGCCGTCTGCCACGCTGGGGCCATGGTCAACCTCACCCGCATCTACACCCGTACCGGCGACGACGGGTCCACGGCCCTCGGCGACCTCAGCCGCACCGCGAAGACCGACCCGCGGCTGGCCGCCTACGCCGACGCCAACGAGGCCAACGCGGCCCTCGGGGTGGCCGTCGCGTGCGGCTCGCTGCCGGTGGACGTGCGCACCGTGCTGCTGCGGGTGCAGAACGACCTGTTCGACGTCGGCGCCGACCTCGCCACCCCGCTGCAGGAGTCGTACGAGTACCCGCCCCTGCGGGTCAAGGAGGAGTGGGTCGCCGAGCTCGAGGCCGACTGCGACCGCTACCTGGCCCCGCTCGAGAAGCTGCGCTCGTTCATCCTGCCCGGCGGTACGCCGGGCTCGGCGTACCTGCACGTGGCCCTCACGGTCGTCCGCCGGGCCGAGCGTTCGACCTGGGCGGCCATCGAGGCCTACGGCACCGAGCCCGGCACCACGCGGGGCGAGGGTGGGATCAACCCCACGACGGCGCGCTACCTCAACCGGCTCAGCGACCTGCTCTTCGTCCTCGCCCGGACCGCGAACGTGGAGGCCGGCGGCGATGTGCTGTGGGCGCCCGGTGGTGGCCGCGAGCAGGATCCCTCGCGCCGCTGACCCCGCAGCGGCCGGACCCTCAGGCGACGTTGACGTTGTAGCCGGGCGGGCTCGACTCGAGCCACGACCGCACGGCGGTGTACGCCGCCGGCACGAAGGCGAACTCGCAGGAGCGCCCGGCCACCCCGCCGGTGACCGAGACCGGCTCGGCCAGGCCGGGGATGACGTCGGCGGTGGGCGCGGGTGAGCCCAGGCGCACCTCGCCGCGCAGCCACGAGACCTCGGGGCGCAGCGACGGCCCCACGATGCTGAACCACTCGAAGCGTTCGGCGCTCAGGCGGGCCAGGCCGAGCCGCCACCGGGCGGCGTCGTCGTCGCGGCGGGCGCACAGCATCACCGGCCGCCCGTCACCGCTGATGTAGCGACGGCGCGCCCACACGAAGGTGAGCGCGCCGACGACCAGGAGGACGATGAGGGCGAGGACGAGCTCGGAGGTGACCAGTGCGTCCATCCGAAGCCCGTCCTCGCCCTAGACGATCAGGAGCCCATACCGGAGGCGTCCACGGACTCGGCGACGATCGTCACGCGGTCGTGGTCGACCGACAGGAAGCCGCCGTCGATGGTCGCGCTCTTCCACCCGCCGGCGTTGATGCGGACCTCGCCCTCGGCCAGGACGCAGAGCATCGGCTGGTGGCCGGGCAGCACCCCGAGGTCGCCCTCGGTCGAGCGGGCGCTGACCTGGGTGGCCTCGCCCTCCCACACCTTGCGGTCGGCGGCGACGAGCTCGACCTGGAGTGCCATCAGAGGTTCTTCTCGATCTCGGCGGCCTGGCGCTCGACGTCGTTGAGGCCACCACACATGTAGAAGGCCTGCTCGGGGAAGTGGTCGAACTCCCCGTCGGAGATCTTCGTGAAGGCCTCGATGGTGTCGGCCAGGCTCACCGTGGAACCCTCGATGCCGGTGAACTGCTTGGCGACGTAGGTGTTCTGCGACAGGAAGCGCTGGATGCGACGGGCCCGGTTGACGAGGATCTTGTCCTCCTCGGAGAGCTCGTCGATCCCGAGGATCGCGATGATGTCCTGGAGCTCCTTGTTGCGCTGCAGGATCTGCTTGACCCGCACCGCGGTGTCGTAGTGCTCGGTGGAGATGTAGCGGCGGTCGAGGATCCGGCTCGTCGAGGTGAGCGGGTCCACGGCCGGGTAGATGCCGAGCGAGGCGATCTCGCGCGAGAGCTCGGTGGTGGCGTCGAGGTGCGCGAACGTCGTGGCCGGGGCCGGGTCGGTGTAGTCGTCGGCCGGGACGTAGATCGCCTGCATCGAGGTGATCGAGTGGCCGCGCGTCGAGGTGATCCGCTCCTGGAGCGTGCCCATCTCGTCGGCCAGGGTGGGCTGGTAGCCCACCGCGGACGGCATCCGGCCGAGGAGGGTGGAGACCTCGGAGCCCGCCTGGGTGAAGCGGAAGATGTTGTCGATGAACAGGAGCACGTCCTGGCCCTGGACGTCGCGGAAGTACTCCGCCATCGTCAGGGCCGAGAGGGCGACGCGCAGACGCGTGCCCGGCGGCTCGTCCATCTGGCCGAAGACGAGCGCGGTCTGCCCGAGGACGCCGGCCTCCTCCATCTCGACCATGAGGTCGTTGCCCTCACGGGTGCGCTCGCCGACACCGGCGAACACCGAGACGCCACCGTGGTCGCGGGCGACGCGGGCGATCATCTCCTGGATGAGGACGGTCTTGCCGACGCCGGCGCCGCCGAACAGGCCGATCTTGCCGCCCTGGACGTACGGGGTGAGCAGGTCGATGACCTTGATGCCGGTCTCGAACATCGTCGTCTTGGACTCGAGCTGGTCGAAGGCCGGAGCCTTGCGGTGGATGCCCCAGCGCTCCTTGACCTCGAAGGTCTCGCCCTCGGCGAGGTTCATGACCTCGCCGGTGGTGTTGAAGACCTTGCCGAGGGTGACGTCGCCCACGGGGACCGTGATGGGGCCGCCGGTGTCCTGCACCGGGGTGCCGCGCACGAGACCGTCGGTCGGCTGCAGCGAGATGGCCCGCACCATGTTGTCGCCGATGTGCTGGGCGACCTCGAGGTTGAGGTTCTTCTTCTCCCCACCGATCTCGACCTCGGTGGTCAGCAGGTTGTACTGCTCGGGCATCTCGCCGACGGGGAACTCGACGTCGACGACGGGGCCGATGATGCGGGAGATCCGGCCCGTGCCGCCGGGGGCGGCGGCCTCGGTCTTCTCGGTGACAGTGGCAGTCATGGTCTCTCTCTCACTCACTTGCTCTCGGCCAGCGCGCTGGCGCCACCGACGATTTCGCTGATCTCTTGGGTGATCTCGGCCTGGCGGGCCTGGTTCGCCAACCGGGTGTACTTCTTGATGAGCTCCTCGGCGTTGTCCGTCGCGGACTTCATCGCCCGCTGGCGGGCGGCGAGCTCGGAGGCGGCCGACTGCAGCATGCAGTTGAAGATCCGGGCGTTGACGTACTTCGGCAGCAGCGCGTCGAGCACCTGGCCGGCGCCGGGCTCGAAGTCGTACAGCGGCAGGAGCTCGTCGGCGGCGGGGGCCTCCTCGCCCTCGACGACCTCCAGGGGCAGGAGGCGGATGACCTCGGGCTCCTGGGTGACCATCGAGACGAAGCGGGTGAACACCACGTGCACCTCGTCGACGCCGCCGTCGTCGGTCGCGAGGACGAAGTCGGCGACGAGCCGCTCCCCCACCTCGCGGGCCCGCTCGAAGGTGGGCTTCTCGGAGTCACCGCTCCACTCGGCCGCGAACTCGCGCCGGCGGAAACGGTAGAAGCCGATCGCCTTGCGACCCAGGAGGTAGGGAACGACCTCCTTGCCCTCCTCGCGGAGCCGGGCGACGAGTCGCTCGCTCTCCTTCAGGACCGAGGAGGAGTAGGCACCGGCCAGGCCGCGGTCGGAGGTGATGATGACGACCGCGGCGCGGCGCACGTCCGCCTTCTCGGTGGTCAGCGGGTGGTCCTCGTTGGAGAAGGTCGCCACCGCCGAGACCGCACGGGTCAGCGCGCGCGCGTAAGGGGTCGACTCGCGCACCGCCTGCTGGGCCCGGACGACACGCGAGGCCGCCATGAGCTCCATGGCCCGCGTGATCTTCTTCGTCGCGCTGACGGACCGGATGCGCTGCCGGTACTCCCGGATCTGCGCTCCCATGTCATTCCGCCTTTCGTGGTGTCTGCTCGGTGGGGTGCGGTCAGCGCTTCTGCTTGACGATCTGCTCCTGGTCGGAGTCCATCGCCTCGCTGCCGTCCTCGCCGTCGTCACGGACCGGCACGGTCTCGGTGCCGGAGCCGTCGAAGTGCTTCTCCTTGAACGTCTTGACCTCGGCCGCGAGGGCCTCGCGGGTCTCGTCCGGGAGCTTGCCCGTCTCACGGATGCCCGCGAGCAGGTCGTTCTTGGTGCGGCGCAGGTGGTCGAGGAACTGCTCCTCGAACGTGCGGATGTCCTCGACGGCGACGCTGTCGAGCTGACCCGTCGTCCCCATCCAGATGGAGACGACCTGCTCCTCGACCGGGAACGGCGACGCCTGCGGCTGCTTGAGCAGCTCGACCAGACGCGCGCCCTTGGCGAGCTGGGCCCGCGAGGCCGGGTCGAGGTCGGAGGCGAACATCGCGAAGGCCTCGAGCGCCCGGTACTGCGCCAGGTCGAGCTTCAGACGGCCGGCGACGTCCTTCATGGCCTTGATCTGCGCGGCGCCACCGACGCGGGAGACCGACACACCCACGTCGATCGCGGGGCGGACGTTGGCGTTGAAGAGGTCGGCCTGGAGGTAGATCTGGCCGTCGGTGATGGAGATGACGTTGGTCGGGATGTACGCCGAGACGTCACCGGCCTTGGTCTCGATGATCGGCAGGCCGGTCATCGAGCCGTGGCCCAGGTCGTCGGACAGCTTGGCGCAGCGCTCGAGCAGCCGGCTGTGCAGGTAGAAGACGTCGCCGGGGTAGGCCTCACGGCCCGGCGGGCGGCGCAGCAGGAGGGACACGGCGCGGTAGGCCTCGGCCTGCTTGCTCAGGTCGTCGAAGACGATGAGGACGTGCTTGCCCTGGTACATCCAGTGCTGGCCGATGGCCGAGCCGGTGTAGGGAGCGAGGTACTTGAAGCCCGCGGAGTCCGAGGCGGGGGCCGCGACGATGGTGGTGTACTCCATCGCGCCGGCCTCCTCGAGGGTGCCGCGCACGGCCGCGATCGTGGAGCCCTTCTGGCCGATCGCCACGTAGATGCAGCGCACCTGCTTGTCGGGGTCGCCGGTCTCCCAGAACTCCTTCTGGTTGATGATCGTGTCGACCGCGACGGTGGACTTGCCCGTCTGGCGGTCGCCGATGATGAGCTGGCGCTGGCCGCGGCCGATGGGCGTCATGGCGTCGACGGCCTTGAGGCCGGTCTGCAGCGGCTCGTGGACCGACTTGCGCTGGACCACGGTGGGCGCCTGCAGCTCGAGGGCTCGGCGCTCCTCGGCCTCGATCGGGCCCATGCCGTCGATCGGGGTGCCGAGCGGGTCGACCACCCGGCCGAGGAAGTTGTCGCCGACGGGGACCGAGAGGACCTCGCCCGTGCGCTTGACCTCCTGGCCCTCCTCGATGGCGCTGAAGTCACCGAGGATGACGACGCCGATCTCGTGGACGTCGAGGTTGAGCGCCAGGCCCAGCGTGCCGTCCTCGAACTGGAGCAGCTCGTTGGTCATGGCCGAGGGCAGACCCTCGACGTGCGCGATGCCGTCACCGGCGTCGGTGACGCGGCCGACCTCCTCACGGGAGGCCGTCCCCGGCTCGTAGGAGCGCACGTAGCTGTCCAGCGCGTCCCGGATCTCGTCCGGACGGATC
Proteins encoded in this window:
- a CDS encoding type 1 glutamine amidotransferase domain-containing protein; translation: MSSSSQKVAFLVATEGIEQVELTEPWKAVEQAGHTPVLVATEPGRVQAFNHLDKADTFEVDVTVAEAEVGDYAALVLPGGVANPDALRTDADAVSFVRTFVESGKPVAAICHAPWTLAEAGVLQGRHLTSWPSLQTDLRNAGATWSDEELVVDDNLITSRNPDDLPVFSKALVDALNG
- a CDS encoding protein meaA, which produces MRTYAGHSSAAASNALYRRNLEKGQTGLSVAFDLPTQTGYDPDHPLSRGEVGKVGVPVSHIGDMRALFDEIPLATMNTSMTINATAMWLLALYQVVAEEQAGAEGADPAAAVAALAGTTQNDIIKEYLSRGTYAFPPAPSMRLITDMIAYTVSTIPRWNPINICSYHLQEAGATPVQELAYALSTAVAVLDAVRDSGQVPPERFGEVVGRMSFFVNAGVRFVEEMCKMRAFVRLWDEITAQRYGIEDPRQRRFRYGVQVNSLGLTEAQPENNVQRIVLEMLAVTLSKDARARAVQLPAWNEALGLPRPWDQQWSLRIQQVLAFESDLLEYDDLFEGSVVVEARVEELVAGARAEMERVADLGGAVVAVEGGYMKSELVASLARRRARIESGAEVVVGVNRFTSSEPNPLTADLGTAVQRVDADVEQAAVAAVRRWRDERDADAGGRERVRAALERLRAEAGTDTNLMDATLECARAGVTTGEWAGALRAVFGEFRAPTGVGAAAGRDGGTAALRAVRRRVRATGAELGETLRVLVGKPGLDGHSNGAEQVAVRARDAGFEVVYQGIRLTPEQIVDAAVAEDVHLVGLSILSGSHLELVPEVLDGLRAAGAGDIPVVVGGIIPTADARRLEELGVAAVFTPKDFGLTEIMGRFVDVVRAARGLPPDTGTAADDAGTTDAEARLSR
- a CDS encoding STAS domain-containing protein — encoded protein: MAQWGGGLVTMTVHERDDGAVVRLGGRLDRRSAADVRAAVGDLLLEAGRPVLLDLEETVIGDSTALGLLVELRRRAQRHGTEVRVVAADDRTVRLLLRARLGALLAAPLRSPRAAERAALDDPALAGTA
- a CDS encoding cob(I)yrinic acid a,c-diamide adenosyltransferase, translated to MVNLTRIYTRTGDDGSTALGDLSRTAKTDPRLAAYADANEANAALGVAVACGSLPVDVRTVLLRVQNDLFDVGADLATPLQESYEYPPLRVKEEWVAELEADCDRYLAPLEKLRSFILPGGTPGSAYLHVALTVVRRAERSTWAAIEAYGTEPGTTRGEGGINPTTARYLNRLSDLLFVLARTANVEAGGDVLWAPGGGREQDPSRR
- a CDS encoding DUF2550 family protein, whose product is MDALVTSELVLALIVLLVVGALTFVWARRRYISGDGRPVMLCARRDDDAARWRLGLARLSAERFEWFSIVGPSLRPEVSWLRGEVRLGSPAPTADVIPGLAEPVSVTGGVAGRSCEFAFVPAAYTAVRSWLESSPPGYNVNVA
- a CDS encoding F0F1 ATP synthase subunit epsilon; translation: MMALQVELVAADRKVWEGEATQVSARSTEGDLGVLPGHQPMLCVLAEGEVRINAGGWKSATIDGGFLSVDHDRVTIVAESVDASGMGS
- the atpD gene encoding F0F1 ATP synthase subunit beta; protein product: MTATVTEKTEAAAPGGTGRISRIIGPVVDVEFPVGEMPEQYNLLTTEVEIGGEKKNLNLEVAQHIGDNMVRAISLQPTDGLVRGTPVQDTGGPITVPVGDVTLGKVFNTTGEVMNLAEGETFEVKERWGIHRKAPAFDQLESKTTMFETGIKVIDLLTPYVQGGKIGLFGGAGVGKTVLIQEMIARVARDHGGVSVFAGVGERTREGNDLMVEMEEAGVLGQTALVFGQMDEPPGTRLRVALSALTMAEYFRDVQGQDVLLFIDNIFRFTQAGSEVSTLLGRMPSAVGYQPTLADEMGTLQERITSTRGHSITSMQAIYVPADDYTDPAPATTFAHLDATTELSREIASLGIYPAVDPLTSTSRILDRRYISTEHYDTAVRVKQILQRNKELQDIIAILGIDELSEEDKILVNRARRIQRFLSQNTYVAKQFTGIEGSTVSLADTIEAFTKISDGEFDHFPEQAFYMCGGLNDVERQAAEIEKNL
- a CDS encoding F0F1 ATP synthase subunit gamma yields the protein MGAQIREYRQRIRSVSATKKITRAMELMAASRVVRAQQAVRESTPYARALTRAVSAVATFSNEDHPLTTEKADVRRAAVVIITSDRGLAGAYSSSVLKESERLVARLREEGKEVVPYLLGRKAIGFYRFRRREFAAEWSGDSEKPTFERAREVGERLVADFVLATDDGGVDEVHVVFTRFVSMVTQEPEVIRLLPLEVVEGEEAPAADELLPLYDFEPGAGQVLDALLPKYVNARIFNCMLQSAASELAARQRAMKSATDNAEELIKKYTRLANQARQAEITQEISEIVGGASALAESK
- the atpA gene encoding F0F1 ATP synthase subunit alpha — protein: MTELSIRPDEIRDALDSYVRSYEPGTASREEVGRVTDAGDGIAHVEGLPSAMTNELLQFEDGTLGLALNLDVHEIGVVILGDFSAIEEGQEVKRTGEVLSVPVGDNFLGRVVDPLGTPIDGMGPIEAEERRALELQAPTVVQRKSVHEPLQTGLKAVDAMTPIGRGQRQLIIGDRQTGKSTVAVDTIINQKEFWETGDPDKQVRCIYVAIGQKGSTIAAVRGTLEEAGAMEYTTIVAAPASDSAGFKYLAPYTGSAIGQHWMYQGKHVLIVFDDLSKQAEAYRAVSLLLRRPPGREAYPGDVFYLHSRLLERCAKLSDDLGHGSMTGLPIIETKAGDVSAYIPTNVISITDGQIYLQADLFNANVRPAIDVGVSVSRVGGAAQIKAMKDVAGRLKLDLAQYRALEAFAMFASDLDPASRAQLAKGARLVELLKQPQASPFPVEEQVVSIWMGTTGQLDSVAVEDIRTFEEQFLDHLRRTKNDLLAGIRETGKLPDETREALAAEVKTFKEKHFDGSGTETVPVRDDGEDGSEAMDSDQEQIVKQKR